In one window of Rhinopithecus roxellana isolate Shanxi Qingling chromosome 15, ASM756505v1, whole genome shotgun sequence DNA:
- the C1QTNF5 gene encoding complement C1q tumor necrosis factor-related protein 5 isoform X1 encodes MRPLLVLLLLGLAAGSPPLDDNKIPSLCPGHPGLPGTPGHHGSQGLPGRDGRDGRDGAPGAPGEKGEGGRPGLPGPRGEPGPRGEAGPAGPTGPAGECSVPPRSAFSAKRSESRVPPPSDAPLPFDRVLVNEQGHYDAVTGKFTCQVPGVYYFAVHATVYRASLQFDLVKNGESIASFFQFFGGWPKPASLSGGAMVRLEPEDQVWVQVWQHGAVTGFLPKTRGACCAGKCESPSCSGPGAHGGMLSS; translated from the exons ATGAGGCCGCTCCTTGTCCTGCTGCTCCTGGGCCTGGCGGCCGGCTCTCCCCCACTGGACGACAACAAGATCCCCAGCCTGTGCCCGGGGCACCCCGGCCTTCCAGGCACGCCGGGCCACCATGGCAGCCAGGGCTTGCCGGGCCGCGATGGCCGCGACGGCCGCGACGGCGCGCCCGGGGCTCCGGGAGAGAAAGGCGAGGGCGGGAGGCCGG GACTGCCGGGACCTCGAGGGGAGCCTGGGCCGCGAGGAGAGGCGGGACCCGCGGGGCCCACCGGGCCTGCAGGGGAGTGCTCGGTGCCTCCGCGATCCGCCTTCAGCGCCAAGCGCTCCGAGAGCCGGGTGCCTCCGCCGTCTGACGCTCCCCTGCCCTTCGACCGCGTGCTAGTGAACGAGCAGGGACATTATGACGCCGTCACCGGCAAGTTCACCTGCCAGGTGCCTGGGGTCTACTACTTCGCCGTGCATGCCACCGTCTACCGGGCCAGCCTGCAGTTTGATCTGGTGAAGAACGGCGAATCCATTgcctctttcttccagtttttcgGGGGTTGGCCCAAGCCAGCCTCGCTCTCGGGAGGCGCCATGGTGAGGCTGGAGCCCGAGGACCAAGTGTGGGTGCAG GTATGGCAGCATGGGGCAGTGACTGGATTTCTGCCCAAGACCAGAGGAGCGTGCTGTGCTGGCAAGTGTGAGTCCCCCAGTTGCTCTGGCCCAGGAGCCCATGGTGGGATGCTCTCTTCCTGA
- the C1QTNF5 gene encoding complement C1q tumor necrosis factor-related protein 5 isoform X2 — MRPLLVLLLLGLAAGSPPLDDNKIPSLCPGHPGLPGTPGHHGSQGLPGRDGRDGRDGAPGAPGEKGEGGRPGLPGPRGEPGPRGEAGPAGPTGPAGECSVPPRSAFSAKRSESRVPPPSDAPLPFDRVLVNEQGHYDAVTGKFTCQVPGVYYFAVHATVYRASLQFDLVKNGESIASFFQFFGGWPKPASLSGGAMVRLEPEDQVWVQVGVGDYIGIYASIKTDSTFSGFLVYSDWHSSPVFA; from the exons ATGAGGCCGCTCCTTGTCCTGCTGCTCCTGGGCCTGGCGGCCGGCTCTCCCCCACTGGACGACAACAAGATCCCCAGCCTGTGCCCGGGGCACCCCGGCCTTCCAGGCACGCCGGGCCACCATGGCAGCCAGGGCTTGCCGGGCCGCGATGGCCGCGACGGCCGCGACGGCGCGCCCGGGGCTCCGGGAGAGAAAGGCGAGGGCGGGAGGCCGG GACTGCCGGGACCTCGAGGGGAGCCTGGGCCGCGAGGAGAGGCGGGACCCGCGGGGCCCACCGGGCCTGCAGGGGAGTGCTCGGTGCCTCCGCGATCCGCCTTCAGCGCCAAGCGCTCCGAGAGCCGGGTGCCTCCGCCGTCTGACGCTCCCCTGCCCTTCGACCGCGTGCTAGTGAACGAGCAGGGACATTATGACGCCGTCACCGGCAAGTTCACCTGCCAGGTGCCTGGGGTCTACTACTTCGCCGTGCATGCCACCGTCTACCGGGCCAGCCTGCAGTTTGATCTGGTGAAGAACGGCGAATCCATTgcctctttcttccagtttttcgGGGGTTGGCCCAAGCCAGCCTCGCTCTCGGGAGGCGCCATGGTGAGGCTGGAGCCCGAGGACCAAGTGTGGGTGCAGGTGGGTGTGGGTGACTACATTGGCATCTATGCCAGCATCAAGACAGACAGCACCTTCTCCGGATTTCTGGTGTACTCTGACTGGCACAGCTCCCCAGTCTTCGCTTAA
- the MFRP gene encoding membrane frizzled-related protein encodes MKDYSDVILCVEATESSKTEFCNPAFEPEPSCPPPAFPEDASYSVPAPWHGRRPRGLRPDCRFSWLCVLLLASLLLLLLGLLVAIILAQLQAAPPPGASHSPLPAGGLTTTTPTPTITTSQAAGITNGQQESGVSPSPQATCGGLLSGPRGFFSSPNYPDPYPPNAHCMWRIQVATDHAIQLKIEALSIESVASCLFDRLEIAPEPEGSLLRICGRVPPPTLNTNASHLLVVFVSDSSVEGFGFHAWYQAVAPGHGSCAHDEFHCDQLICLLPDSVCDGFANCADGSDETNCSAKFSGCGGNLTGLQGTFSTPNYLQQYPHQQLCTWHISVPAGHSIELQFHNFSLEAQDECKFDYVEVYETSNSGAFSLLGRFCGAEPPPHLISSHHELAVLFRTDHGISSGGFSATYLAFNATENPCGPSELSCQAGGCKGVQWMCDMWRDCTDGSDDNCSRPLFPPPELACEPVQVEMCLGLSYNTTAFPNIWVGMATQEEVVEVLSGYKSLTSLPCYQNFRRLLCGLLVPRCTPLGSVLPPCRSVCQEAEHQCQSGLALLGTPWPFNCNRLPEAAGLEACAQP; translated from the exons ATGAAGGACTACTCAGATGTCATCCTCTGTGTGGAGGCAACGGAATCAAGCAAG ACCGAGTTCTGCAATCCTGCCTTCGAGCCTGAGCCATCCTGCCCTCCCCCAGCTTTCCCAGAAGATGCCAGCTATAGTGTCCCAGCTCCCTGGCATG GTCGGCGTCCTCGAGGGCTGCGGCCAGACTGCCGTTTCTCCTGGCTCTGCGTCCTCCTGCTCGCCAgcctgctgctcctgctgctcgGGCTGCTGGTGGCCATCATCCTGGCCC AGCTGCAGGCTGCACCCCCACCTGGGGCCTCCCATAGCCCACTGCCTGCCGGAGGCcttaccaccaccacccccacccccaccatcaccacctctcAGGCAGCTGGGATCACTAATGGGCAGCAGGAGTCAGGTGTGAGCCCCTCCCCACAGGCCA CCTGTGGAGGCCTCCTCTCTGGCCCAAGGGGCTTCTTCAGCAGTCCCAACTACCCAGACCCTTACCCCCCCAACGCCCACTGCATGTGGCGTATCCAGGTGGCCACAGACCATGCAATACAGCTCAAAATCGAAGCCCTCAGCATAGAGAGTGTGGCCTCTTGCCTTTTTGATCGCTTGGAAATCGCCCCTGAGCCTGAAGGCTCCCTCCTCAG GATTTGTGGGAGGGTGCCTCCCCCCACGCTCAACACCAATGCCAGCCACCTCCTGGTGGTCTTCGTCTCTGACAGCAGTGTGGAAGGATTTGGTTTCCATGCCTGGTACCAGGCTGTGGCCCCTGGACATG GGAGCTGTGCCCATGATGAGTTCCACTGTGACCAGCTCATCTGTCTGCTACCTGACTCAGTGTGTGATGGCTTTGCCAATTGTGCTGACGGCAGCGATGAGACCAACTGCAGTGCCAAGTTTTCGG GGTGTGGGGGGAATCTGACTGGGCTCCAGGGCACTTTCTCTACTCCCAACTACCTGCAGCAGTACCCTCACCAACAG CTCTGCACCTGGCATATCTCGGTGCCGGCTGGACACAGCATAGAACTGCAGTTCCACAACTTCAGCCTGGAGGCTCAGGATGAGTGCAAGTTTGACTACGTGGAGGTGTACGAGACCAGCAACTCAGGGgccttcagcctcctgggcag GTTCTGTGGAGCAGAGCCACCCCCCCACCTCATCTCCTCACACCATGAGCTGGCTGTGCTTTTTAGGACAGATCATGGCATCAGCAGTGGAGGCTTCTCAGCCACCTACCTGGCCTTCAATGCCACGGAGA ACCCCTGTGGGCCCAGTGAGCTCTCCTGCCAGGCTGGAGGGTGTAAGGGTGTGCAGTGGATGTGTGACATGTGGAGAGACTGCACTGATGGCAGCGATGACAACTGCAGCCGCCCCTTGTTCCCACCCCCAG AGCTGGCCTGTGAGCCCGTCCAGGTGGAGATGTGCCTCGGTCTGAGCTACAACACCACGGCCTTCCCTAACATCTGGGTGGGCATGGCCACCCAGGAGGAGGTGGTAGAAGTCCTCAGCGGTTACAAG AGCCTGACAAGCCTGCCCTGCTACCAGAATTTCCGGAGGCTCCTGTGTGGGCTGCTTGTGCCCCGTTGCACCCCACTAGGCAGTGTTCTGCCCCCTTGCCGCTCTGTCTGCCAGGAAGCAGAGCACCAGTGCCAGTCTGGCCTGGCACTACTGGGCACCCCCTGGCCCTTCAACTGCAACAGACTTCCAGAGGCAGCTGGTCTGGAAGCTTGCGCCCAGCCCTGA